The following coding sequences are from one Pseudonocardia sp. HH130630-07 window:
- a CDS encoding IclR family transcriptional regulator, translated as MSASLGKALRILTTLGEGPASLDDLATRLDVHKTTVLRLLRTLADEHFVHRDAQYRYHLGSRLFELSSRGLDQREVRTIAAPHLLAFNREHGHTVHLSELDGGEIVYIDKLDSHDHVRMASRIGLRGPVHSTAAGKVLLADRATAEVRRILDAGDRTARTPNTITDPGAYLTELARVREQGWARDREENEPSINCIGAPVRGPAGNVVAAVSVSVPTIVATYDQLIELVPSLLAVTAEISRDHGWRPTREDHRA; from the coding sequence GTGAGCGCCAGCCTCGGCAAGGCGCTGCGGATCCTCACCACGCTCGGCGAGGGCCCGGCGTCGCTGGACGACCTGGCCACCCGGCTCGACGTGCACAAGACGACGGTGCTGCGGCTGCTGCGCACCCTGGCCGACGAGCACTTCGTGCACCGCGACGCGCAGTACCGCTACCACCTCGGCTCGCGGTTGTTCGAGCTGTCCTCGCGGGGCCTCGACCAGCGCGAGGTCCGGACGATCGCCGCACCGCACCTGCTCGCGTTCAACCGGGAGCACGGACACACCGTCCACCTGTCCGAACTGGACGGCGGCGAGATCGTCTACATCGACAAGCTGGACTCGCACGACCACGTCCGGATGGCGTCCCGGATCGGGCTGCGCGGCCCGGTGCACTCGACGGCCGCCGGGAAGGTGCTGCTCGCCGACCGTGCCACCGCCGAGGTCCGCCGGATCCTCGACGCCGGTGACCGCACCGCGCGCACCCCGAACACGATCACCGATCCCGGCGCCTACCTCACCGAGCTCGCCCGGGTCCGGGAGCAGGGCTGGGCCCGGGACCGCGAGGAGAACGAGCCCTCGATCAACTGCATCGGGGCGCCGGTCCGCGGGCCGGCCGGAAACGTGGTGGCCGCGGTGTCGGTGTCCGTACCGACCATCGTCGCCACCTACGACCAGCTGATCGAGCTGGTCCCGTCACTGCTGGCCGTCACCGCGGAGATCTCGCGGGACCACGGCTGGCGACCCACCCGAGAGGATCACCGAGCATGA
- a CDS encoding DUF2277 domain-containing protein: MCRNIRTLHNFEPPATPDEVDAAALQYVRKISGSAKPSQANAEAFDRAVAAVAAATRELLADLTTTAPPKDREIEAAKARARAELRYAR; encoded by the coding sequence ATGTGTCGCAACATCCGGACGCTGCACAACTTCGAGCCGCCGGCCACCCCGGACGAGGTGGACGCCGCGGCGTTGCAGTACGTCCGCAAGATCTCCGGATCGGCGAAGCCGTCGCAGGCCAACGCCGAGGCGTTCGACCGGGCGGTGGCCGCCGTCGCCGCCGCGACCCGGGAGCTCCTCGCCGACCTGACCACGACCGCCCCACCGAAGGACCGCGAAATCGAGGCGGCGAAGGCCCGCGCCAGGGCCGAACTCCGCTACGCCCGCTGA
- a CDS encoding DUF6578 domain-containing protein, whose product MADQLVEIVVDSWEIECCAPPPVVGERSSWRVLFVPSVDHRLATEHEWSVLAHDPEPRLSRDGITAAWGGGGDGRPEPGLRRLHGYLSGAAHVVPPDLAPLTGPVRRVRVLSEEFVPEDGRLVRVPGTFRTEEVDRSPRWFATPNPVPVTPEPARSEWVAHTPLRPADRSPEPRWAAVQPGAGRHETGIVIDLEVPG is encoded by the coding sequence GTGGCTGATCAGCTGGTGGAGATCGTCGTCGACTCCTGGGAGATCGAGTGCTGTGCCCCGCCACCGGTGGTGGGTGAGCGGAGCAGCTGGCGGGTGCTGTTCGTCCCGTCCGTGGACCATCGCCTCGCCACCGAGCACGAGTGGTCGGTGCTGGCGCACGACCCGGAGCCCCGGCTGTCCCGGGACGGGATCACCGCGGCCTGGGGTGGCGGCGGGGACGGGCGCCCGGAACCGGGGCTGCGCCGTCTGCACGGTTACCTGTCCGGTGCCGCGCACGTCGTCCCGCCCGACCTCGCCCCGCTGACCGGTCCGGTCCGGCGGGTCCGGGTGCTGTCCGAGGAGTTCGTCCCGGAGGACGGGCGCCTGGTCCGGGTCCCGGGGACCTTCCGGACCGAGGAGGTGGACCGGAGCCCGCGCTGGTTCGCCACGCCGAACCCGGTTCCCGTCACGCCGGAACCGGCCCGCTCGGAGTGGGTCGCCCACACCCCGCTGCGCCCGGCGGACCGGTCACCGGAACCTCGGTGGGCAGCCGTGCAACCGGGAGCCGGCCGCCACGAGACCGGCATCGTCATCGACCTGGAGGTACCGGGTTGA
- a CDS encoding RidA family protein has protein sequence MSTTVVSTPDAPAPAHTFSQAIRKGGLLQVSGQGPMDPATSTFVTPDDVKNQTLRTLENIRAILEAGGASVSDVLMFRVYLTDQSLFAGMNEAYGEFVSRHVPDGNLPARTTVFVGLPHPEMLVEIDALAAPGA, from the coding sequence ATGAGCACCACCGTCGTGTCGACCCCGGACGCGCCCGCCCCGGCGCACACCTTCAGCCAGGCGATCCGCAAGGGCGGCCTGCTGCAGGTCTCCGGCCAGGGCCCGATGGACCCCGCGACGTCGACGTTCGTCACCCCCGACGACGTGAAGAACCAGACGCTGCGCACCCTGGAGAACATCCGCGCGATTCTGGAGGCCGGCGGGGCGTCGGTCTCCGACGTCCTGATGTTCCGCGTCTACCTCACCGACCAGTCGCTGTTCGCCGGGATGAACGAGGCCTACGGCGAGTTCGTGTCCCGGCACGTCCCGGACGGCAACCTCCCGGCCCGCACCACCGTCTTCGTCGGCCTGCCCCACCCCGAGATGCTGGTGGAGATCGACGCCCTGGCCGCCCCCGGCGCCTGA